Proteins found in one Sporosarcina jeotgali genomic segment:
- the rpsU gene encoding 30S ribosomal protein S21: protein MTKTTVRKNESLEDALRRFKRTVSKSGTIQDVRKHEFYEKPSVKRKKKSEAARKRKF, encoded by the coding sequence ATGACTAAAACAACTGTTCGTAAGAACGAATCACTTGAAGATGCTCTTCGCCGCTTCAAACGTACTGTATCAAAGAGTGGTACGATACAGGACGTAAGAAAGCATGAGTTTTATGAGAAGCCAAGTGTTAAGCGTAAAAAGAAATCTGAAGCTGCTCGTAAACGCAAATTCTGA
- a CDS encoding HD family phosphohydrolase: protein MFKPLVQLIKSLKFQVTAWLVIGLSAVLLFFFIYDDVKQETYELTPFQIAPSTIRSLKTVEDTVKTEEERDRVAEEQPPVYQFNEEISTNRQSIATSLFDYILEVKKSTLSEEEEISASKLKAAIREMNKKLKELKETEPDFYLSEPVLAGLLTEDETVLLDMRTELTKIVSDELSKPIKAKDVTVIQYDAERKLRTSSKIPDGQVQTMIQLVRPLIVPTETVNEELTEQRLKQARESIEPTRILQGQVIVREGQVIDKEIYRQLEVTGLLTNQTSAKPILALICLIVLLSGLVYIHFMSRKEDKQSLKKSLLIFYSIFFLVIVMMKFTGVLEKEFDVQVSFLFPAALAPLLVKILTNERLAILSVVMISAASGLILQEGVSSVMQMEVVLYFLLSGVTALLVLGESGRRLTIMRTSFAVAIANLLYVSFYLLMTQSTYTLSEIVFYAIAAISSAILSAALTIGLLPFFESIFGIVSDMRLVELSNPNHPLLKKVLTETPGTYHHSVMVANLADAACEAIGANGLLARVGSYYHDIGKTVRPMHFIENQHGVNPHDQLTPEESRDIIIAHAADGADLLAAKKMPQQIVDIARQHHGTSFLKFFYYKAKEQDEDAVEDDFRYFGPKPQTKEIAVISIADSCEAAVRSMKEPTPDKISGLVKSIVKDKVNDGQFDECELSMKEIRIVEKVICETLNGIFHSRIEYPK, encoded by the coding sequence ATGTTTAAGCCGTTGGTCCAACTTATCAAGTCCTTAAAATTTCAGGTTACAGCCTGGTTAGTTATTGGATTGTCTGCAGTTCTTTTATTTTTCTTTATCTATGACGATGTGAAGCAAGAGACCTATGAGTTAACACCTTTTCAAATTGCTCCAAGTACGATCCGTTCATTAAAGACCGTTGAGGATACTGTGAAAACTGAAGAAGAGCGTGATCGTGTTGCAGAAGAGCAGCCTCCTGTTTATCAGTTCAATGAAGAGATTTCGACGAATCGTCAGTCAATAGCAACCTCGCTGTTCGACTATATTCTTGAAGTGAAAAAAAGTACATTAAGTGAAGAAGAAGAGATTTCAGCGTCTAAGCTAAAAGCTGCAATTCGTGAAATGAATAAGAAACTCAAAGAATTAAAAGAGACTGAACCAGACTTTTACCTGAGTGAACCTGTATTAGCAGGACTTCTTACTGAAGATGAAACCGTATTGCTGGATATGAGAACGGAGCTTACTAAAATAGTTTCCGATGAACTATCGAAACCGATAAAAGCAAAAGATGTAACGGTCATTCAGTATGATGCTGAACGCAAACTGAGAACTTCTTCGAAAATTCCGGATGGACAAGTTCAAACGATGATCCAGCTCGTGCGACCATTAATTGTCCCGACAGAAACAGTGAACGAAGAGTTGACAGAACAACGTTTGAAGCAGGCAAGAGAAAGCATCGAGCCTACTAGAATACTTCAAGGTCAAGTCATCGTGCGGGAAGGTCAAGTGATTGATAAGGAAATTTATCGGCAGCTTGAAGTGACTGGATTACTGACAAACCAGACATCGGCTAAACCGATCCTTGCTTTGATTTGTTTGATTGTTCTCTTATCAGGACTTGTCTATATACATTTTATGTCCAGAAAAGAAGACAAACAATCATTGAAAAAATCGCTGCTTATCTTTTACTCGATTTTCTTTTTAGTTATTGTGATGATGAAGTTTACTGGTGTCTTGGAAAAAGAGTTCGATGTACAAGTTTCATTTCTTTTCCCGGCTGCCTTAGCTCCTTTACTCGTGAAAATTCTTACGAATGAACGATTAGCAATTCTTTCGGTTGTAATGATTTCCGCTGCCAGCGGACTAATTTTACAGGAAGGCGTTTCGTCAGTTATGCAAATGGAAGTAGTATTGTATTTCCTTCTGAGCGGTGTTACAGCATTGCTTGTCTTGGGGGAAAGCGGAAGACGTCTGACGATAATGAGGACCAGCTTTGCAGTTGCGATCGCAAATTTGTTGTATGTTTCATTTTATCTGCTAATGACACAATCAACGTACACGCTGTCAGAAATAGTATTCTATGCAATAGCTGCTATCAGCTCGGCAATTCTTTCAGCAGCGCTGACAATCGGTTTGCTGCCATTCTTTGAATCGATATTCGGAATTGTTTCGGATATGCGTCTCGTTGAGTTGTCTAATCCAAACCATCCCCTTTTGAAAAAGGTCTTGACTGAAACGCCAGGAACCTATCACCATAGTGTAATGGTTGCCAATTTAGCCGATGCAGCATGTGAGGCGATTGGAGCAAATGGATTATTAGCCAGGGTGGGCAGTTATTATCACGATATCGGGAAAACGGTTAGACCTATGCATTTTATTGAAAACCAGCATGGTGTGAACCCTCATGATCAGCTGACACCTGAAGAAAGCCGCGACATAATTATTGCACATGCTGCTGACGGTGCGGATCTTCTAGCTGCAAAGAAGATGCCGCAGCAAATCGTGGATATCGCTCGTCAGCATCACGGAACTAGTTTTTTGAAGTTCTTTTATTATAAAGCAAAAGAACAAGATGAAGATGCAGTCGAAGATGACTTCAGATATTTCGGACCTAAGCCGCAAACTAAAGAGATTGCAGTTATTTCAATAGCAGATAGTTGTGAAGCAGCGGTGCGTTCTATGAAGGAACCAACACCGGATAAAATATCAGGACTGGTAAAGTCGATTGTGAAGGATAAAGTAAATGATGGTCAATTTGATGAATGTGAATTGTCCATGAAGGAAATACGTATTGTAGAAAAAGTGATATGTGAAACACTGAATGGTATTTTTCATAGCAGGATTGAATATCCGAAATAA
- a CDS encoding sporulation protein YqfD produces MKRKQFDVELKGEGKPAHLVNDMIRNKKRVSRLEHIDGATWFRTDASGLKYIRSNRRRFKLKVHVERLGDGTPLNRLFHSWVALLLCIIPFLASLFLWQVDVDAEHPEIAERIEQKLKKSAVVPMKLLRQLPDEGTIRSQIMTDEPDLSWVRFEKKGATLSVIPMISPKTTSKVEKTGKPGELAARTGGVITGFQLKSGERVARLNQTVKKGDLLATGVLEQGDKVAIVGAEGAVFADYWLEYKFSLPKTIQYRAAGEKSLVIEWHLPWDKKDSANYPFWKIVEWHEEADDSVKTITLEEGMEKKFLIPLLKHKLLSETSFEKDIKDENILQVTFDSDKVTGTILFLINENIAVKRPLSQGGDD; encoded by the coding sequence ATGAAGCGTAAGCAGTTTGACGTAGAATTGAAAGGTGAAGGAAAACCAGCCCATCTTGTGAATGACATGATTCGAAATAAGAAACGTGTTTCGAGACTTGAACACATAGATGGTGCAACTTGGTTCCGCACAGACGCAAGCGGTTTAAAGTACATTCGATCAAATAGACGGCGATTTAAATTAAAAGTCCATGTAGAGCGCTTAGGCGATGGAACCCCGCTCAATCGATTATTCCATTCCTGGGTTGCTTTGCTATTATGCATCATCCCTTTTCTTGCTTCATTGTTTCTGTGGCAAGTGGATGTTGATGCAGAACATCCTGAAATAGCAGAAAGAATTGAACAAAAGCTGAAAAAGTCAGCAGTAGTCCCGATGAAATTGCTGCGTCAGCTGCCAGATGAGGGTACGATTCGCAGTCAGATCATGACTGATGAGCCTGACTTATCTTGGGTACGCTTTGAAAAAAAGGGCGCAACTCTTTCGGTAATCCCAATGATTTCTCCTAAAACTACTAGCAAGGTTGAAAAAACAGGGAAACCAGGTGAACTGGCAGCGCGCACTGGGGGCGTCATTACAGGCTTTCAATTGAAAAGCGGCGAGAGGGTCGCTCGGCTTAACCAGACCGTTAAAAAAGGGGATCTGCTGGCGACAGGCGTATTAGAACAAGGCGACAAAGTGGCAATCGTTGGAGCTGAAGGAGCTGTCTTTGCAGATTACTGGCTGGAATACAAATTCTCGCTGCCGAAAACAATTCAATACCGTGCTGCAGGTGAAAAAAGTTTAGTGATTGAATGGCACTTGCCCTGGGACAAAAAGGATTCAGCCAATTATCCATTTTGGAAGATTGTCGAGTGGCATGAAGAAGCGGATGATTCAGTAAAAACGATTACGTTAGAAGAAGGAATGGAGAAAAAGTTTTTGATCCCATTACTAAAACATAAGTTATTATCTGAAACCTCATTTGAAAAGGATATTAAGGATGAAAATATTTTACAGGTGACGTTTGACAGTGATAAAGTAACAGGGACTATCCTTTTTTTGATAAACGAAAACATTGCAGTAAAAAGACCATTATCCCAAGGGGGAGACGATTGA
- the ybeY gene encoding rRNA maturation RNase YbeY: MLEIDFIDEINGDGKVAESLIQTLLSFAADAEGLEAGTELSVTFLDDSAIQQINRDYRGKDQATDVISFALEEEGEGEAAVIGADDIPRHLGDLLISVETAKRQAEEYGHSIERELGFLALHGFLHLLGYDHMTETDEKKMFGRQDEILQSYGLER; the protein is encoded by the coding sequence ATGTTAGAAATCGATTTTATCGATGAAATAAATGGAGACGGGAAAGTTGCGGAGTCTCTCATTCAAACGCTTTTATCTTTCGCTGCAGATGCGGAAGGGCTTGAGGCAGGAACAGAGCTCTCTGTCACTTTTTTAGATGACAGCGCAATTCAGCAGATTAACCGGGATTATCGTGGAAAAGATCAAGCAACTGACGTTATTTCATTTGCGCTTGAAGAAGAGGGTGAAGGCGAAGCGGCTGTCATCGGAGCGGATGATATACCTCGTCATTTGGGAGATTTACTGATTTCAGTAGAAACCGCAAAACGCCAAGCTGAAGAATACGGACATAGTATTGAAAGGGAACTTGGTTTCCTTGCTTTGCATGGTTTTTTGCATTTGCTCGGTTATGATCATATGACAGAAACCGACGAAAAGAAAATGTTCGGCCGACAAGATGAGATTTTACAGTCGTACGGACTAGAGAGATAA
- a CDS encoding diacylglycerol kinase family protein encodes MGIVHGAARERNVKFHIVAAIIVIAAGCWTRLSQLEWIIITAVIALMIALELMNAAVERVVDLVTQERHPLAKQAKDLAAGSVLVFSIASAIIGLLIFLPKWLM; translated from the coding sequence ATGGGAATTGTCCATGGGGCTGCTCGAGAACGTAACGTAAAGTTTCATATAGTGGCTGCGATCATTGTAATCGCTGCAGGATGTTGGACAAGGTTAAGTCAACTTGAATGGATAATTATTACCGCTGTTATTGCGCTGATGATTGCATTAGAATTAATGAATGCAGCAGTTGAGCGTGTGGTAGACTTAGTTACGCAAGAAAGGCATCCTTTAGCGAAACAAGCAAAAGACCTCGCGGCCGGGTCTGTGCTTGTTTTTTCTATCGCCAGTGCGATAATTGGATTGCTCATCTTTTTACCTAAATGGCTGATGTAA
- a CDS encoding NfeD family protein, whose product MQKLIRGFLLVTLIVSAIAIPFSTPSLAKTGTVYKVPIHNEVEKGLYAFLKRSFKEAEESGADVIVLDINTPGGFTDAADEIAKLMDETELDIVAYINKRALSAGAFLALHADKIYMAPGSTMGAAAIIDGSGNAAEKKAQSAWSAAMINAAKSHNRKPKYALAMANPEEDIPEFRAGKGELLTLRDEEAALPEVGYSEGTVASYDELLVKIGKKDAATVSTDPTFSEQIARFITNPVVVPILLSIAGLGLIVELYSPGFGVAGTMGISALLLFFYGHLIAGLAGYEAILLFLLGAGLIVAELFLPHGIAGIAGAVAVTGSIIMAGANPAYMALSVLIAIVIAITGMVVIMKFFGKKLHLLNKMILMDATDTESGYVSNVNRIDWLGKTAVTLTPLRPAGAIVLDGERIDVVSEGNYIDKGKHVKIVKVEGSRTVVRELQEMEGNE is encoded by the coding sequence TTGCAGAAGCTCATAAGAGGATTTCTGCTAGTGACACTTATTGTATCAGCCATTGCAATTCCGTTTTCGACTCCATCACTAGCGAAAACTGGAACCGTTTACAAAGTTCCGATTCATAATGAAGTAGAAAAAGGCTTGTATGCCTTTTTGAAGCGCTCTTTTAAAGAAGCTGAAGAATCAGGTGCAGATGTTATTGTGCTTGATATCAATACACCAGGCGGCTTTACAGACGCTGCTGATGAAATCGCGAAGTTAATGGATGAAACCGAACTGGATATTGTCGCATACATCAACAAAAGGGCATTATCAGCTGGAGCGTTTCTAGCTCTGCATGCAGACAAAATCTATATGGCGCCAGGATCGACAATGGGTGCAGCCGCAATAATTGACGGCTCAGGCAATGCGGCGGAGAAGAAAGCGCAAAGCGCATGGTCTGCGGCTATGATAAATGCGGCGAAATCGCATAACAGAAAACCGAAATATGCGTTGGCAATGGCGAATCCAGAGGAGGACATTCCAGAGTTTCGCGCAGGTAAGGGTGAGCTGTTGACATTAAGAGATGAAGAAGCTGCATTACCCGAAGTAGGATACAGTGAAGGTACAGTTGCCAGTTATGATGAATTGCTGGTGAAAATCGGCAAAAAAGATGCAGCAACTGTATCTACAGATCCGACATTCAGTGAACAAATCGCCCGGTTCATTACTAATCCAGTTGTCGTGCCAATCCTGCTTTCAATTGCAGGTCTCGGTTTAATCGTAGAATTGTACTCACCAGGTTTTGGAGTCGCGGGCACAATGGGAATCTCGGCGCTATTACTCTTTTTCTATGGACATCTGATAGCCGGTTTAGCAGGCTATGAAGCAATTCTCTTGTTCCTTCTGGGTGCGGGGTTAATTGTCGCAGAGTTATTCCTGCCGCATGGAATCGCAGGAATAGCAGGTGCAGTTGCTGTCACCGGTAGTATTATAATGGCAGGTGCGAATCCTGCATATATGGCACTTTCAGTGCTCATTGCAATCGTGATTGCTATAACGGGGATGGTGGTTATTATGAAATTCTTTGGAAAAAAACTGCATTTGTTAAACAAAATGATTCTTATGGATGCAACGGATACGGAAAGTGGATACGTTTCTAATGTAAACCGTATTGATTGGCTTGGTAAAACAGCAGTCACATTGACGCCGTTACGTCCTGCTGGAGCAATTGTGCTGGATGGAGAACGAATCGATGTCGTTTCTGAAGGAAACTACATTGATAAAGGAAAGCATGTTAAGATAGTGAAAGTTGAAGGATCCAGGACAGTTGTCAGGGAACTTCAAGAAATGGAGGGGAATGAATGA
- the deoC gene encoding deoxyribose-phosphate aldolase → MNSIAKMIDHTLLKADATKEQVLELCNEAKQYEFASVCLNPVWVKTAAELLKGTSVKTCTVIGFPLGATTSEVKAFETKNAIEKGASEIDMVLNIGALKSGDTKTVQEDIEAVVNAAAGKAIVKVIIETSLLTDEEKRTACELSVLAKADFVKTSTGFSTGGATVDDVKLMRSTVGPEMGVKASGGVRSLEDLTAMKEAGATRIGASSGVAIMNGLQSKSDY, encoded by the coding sequence ATGAATTCAATCGCAAAAATGATCGATCACACGTTATTAAAAGCAGATGCAACGAAAGAGCAGGTTTTAGAATTGTGTAATGAAGCGAAGCAATATGAATTCGCATCAGTATGTCTGAACCCGGTTTGGGTAAAAACAGCAGCAGAATTACTTAAGGGTACTTCTGTAAAAACATGCACAGTTATTGGGTTCCCTCTTGGTGCAACAACGTCTGAAGTGAAAGCATTTGAAACAAAAAATGCAATTGAGAAAGGTGCTTCGGAAATTGATATGGTCCTCAACATCGGTGCTCTGAAAAGTGGAGATACCAAAACAGTGCAAGAAGATATTGAAGCGGTTGTAAACGCGGCTGCAGGGAAAGCTATCGTAAAAGTAATTATTGAAACGTCATTGCTGACGGACGAGGAAAAGCGCACTGCCTGTGAATTGTCTGTTCTTGCCAAAGCGGATTTCGTGAAAACTTCTACAGGATTTTCGACGGGCGGAGCAACAGTGGACGACGTGAAATTGATGCGAAGCACGGTTGGACCTGAGATGGGCGTCAAAGCATCAGGCGGAGTTCGCAGTCTGGAAGACTTAACAGCTATGAAAGAAGCGGGTGCAACACGCATCGGTGCAAGTTCCGGCGTTGCGATCATGAATGGTCTTCAGTCAAAATCCGACTATTAA
- a CDS encoding PhoH family protein codes for MSEQQLQLHLEDPNEAIMLLGISDQNIQLIEENLSVAVLSRGETISLKGSEENTEAAKQLLEQLLKVIRKGIQINQRDVATAIEMVNNGTIEYFAELYDVEIARNSKGKVIRAKTIGQREYVQAIRQNDLTFCIGPAGTGKTYLAVVLAVHAMKTGSAKRIILTRPAVEAGESLGFLPGDLKDKVDPYLRPLYDALHDMLGAEHTERLIERGTIEIAPLAYMRGRTLDDAFVILDEAQNTTHAQMKMFLTRLGFGSKMVITGDKTQIDLPKGAKSGLIAAESILSKVREIHFQYLEPADVVRHPIVAKIIDAYEEEQS; via the coding sequence TTGAGTGAACAACAACTTCAACTACACCTAGAAGATCCAAACGAAGCGATCATGTTGCTTGGCATTTCCGACCAGAACATTCAGCTCATTGAAGAAAATCTATCCGTTGCAGTACTTTCACGAGGTGAAACGATTTCTCTAAAAGGGTCGGAAGAAAATACTGAGGCAGCAAAACAGCTCCTCGAACAATTATTAAAAGTGATTCGCAAAGGAATTCAAATAAACCAGCGAGATGTTGCAACTGCAATTGAAATGGTGAATAATGGTACTATTGAATACTTTGCCGAATTATATGACGTAGAAATCGCTCGTAACAGTAAAGGCAAAGTGATTCGCGCTAAAACGATCGGACAACGTGAATATGTTCAAGCAATCCGGCAGAATGATTTAACATTTTGCATCGGGCCGGCAGGAACAGGGAAAACGTATCTGGCTGTTGTACTTGCCGTTCATGCGATGAAAACCGGATCTGCGAAACGAATTATTTTAACGCGTCCAGCTGTTGAAGCCGGCGAAAGCTTAGGGTTTTTACCTGGCGACTTAAAAGACAAAGTTGATCCGTATTTGCGTCCGCTCTATGACGCGCTCCATGATATGTTAGGTGCTGAGCATACGGAACGTCTCATTGAACGCGGAACGATAGAAATTGCACCGCTTGCATACATGAGAGGTCGGACGCTTGACGATGCCTTTGTCATTCTTGATGAAGCTCAAAATACAACCCACGCTCAAATGAAAATGTTCTTAACCCGTTTAGGTTTCGGATCAAAAATGGTAATTACTGGGGATAAGACACAGATTGATTTACCAAAAGGTGCAAAGTCCGGACTCATTGCTGCTGAATCCATTTTATCGAAAGTCCGGGAGATCCACTTCCAATATTTAGAGCCTGCTGACGTAGTTCGACATCCTATAGTCGCAAAAATTATCGATGCATACGAAGAAGAGCAGTCCTGA
- the mtaB gene encoding tRNA (N(6)-L-threonylcarbamoyladenosine(37)-C(2))-methylthiotransferase MtaB has translation MSLVAFHTLGCKVNHYETEAIWQLFKDAGYERTDFEKNSDVYVINTCTVTNTGDKKSRQVIRRAVRQNPDAVICVTGCYAQTSPAEIMAIPGVDIVVGTQDRTKLLGLIEEYREERQPINAVRNIMKNRVYEELDVPAFTDRTRASLKIQEGCNNFCTFCIIPWARGLMRSRDPEEVVRQAQQLVDAGYLEIVLTGIHTGGYGEDLKDYNLAKLLIDLETKVKGLKRLRISSIEASQLTDEVIEVLNNSSIIVRHLHIPIQSGSNTVLKRMRRKYTMEFFAERLDRLREALPHLAITSDVIVGFPGETEEEFMETYNFIRDHRFSELHVFPYSKRTGTPAARMEDQVDEDVKNERVHRLIELNDQLAKQYAAEFEGDVLEVIPEEKFKEDPESDLYVGYTDNYLKVVFPADEEMVGKIVRVKLLKAGYPYNEGQFVRVLEEELEQELVH, from the coding sequence ATGTCATTGGTTGCCTTCCATACATTGGGCTGTAAAGTGAATCACTATGAAACTGAAGCAATCTGGCAGCTTTTTAAAGATGCCGGTTATGAACGTACTGATTTTGAAAAAAACTCCGACGTTTATGTCATCAATACATGTACCGTAACGAATACAGGTGACAAAAAAAGTCGCCAAGTCATCCGTCGTGCAGTTCGTCAAAACCCAGACGCGGTTATTTGTGTAACAGGTTGTTACGCGCAGACATCGCCTGCTGAAATTATGGCAATCCCTGGCGTCGATATTGTTGTTGGTACGCAAGACCGTACGAAATTGCTAGGATTAATCGAAGAGTATCGTGAAGAACGGCAGCCGATTAATGCTGTCCGGAACATCATGAAAAATCGTGTGTATGAGGAACTGGATGTACCCGCATTCACAGACCGTACTCGTGCATCTTTGAAAATCCAAGAAGGATGCAACAATTTCTGCACTTTCTGTATCATCCCCTGGGCCCGCGGTCTAATGCGATCACGTGATCCGGAAGAAGTAGTTCGCCAAGCCCAGCAGTTAGTCGATGCGGGATATTTGGAAATCGTTTTAACGGGTATTCATACAGGCGGCTATGGTGAGGATTTGAAAGACTACAATCTAGCTAAATTGCTGATTGACCTCGAAACGAAAGTGAAAGGTTTAAAGAGGCTTCGGATTAGTTCAATTGAAGCAAGTCAACTGACGGATGAAGTGATTGAAGTGCTAAATAACTCATCCATTATTGTGCGCCATTTGCATATTCCGATCCAGTCAGGTTCTAATACGGTTCTAAAAAGAATGAGACGTAAATATACGATGGAATTCTTTGCAGAGCGATTAGATCGACTTCGTGAAGCGCTGCCTCATCTTGCGATTACTTCTGATGTGATTGTCGGATTCCCAGGTGAAACGGAAGAAGAGTTTATGGAAACTTATAATTTCATTCGTGATCATCGATTCTCCGAATTGCATGTCTTCCCGTACTCTAAGCGTACAGGGACACCTGCAGCGCGAATGGAAGACCAAGTGGATGAAGACGTGAAAAACGAAAGAGTCCACCGTCTAATCGAATTGAATGATCAGCTCGCGAAACAATACGCGGCTGAGTTTGAAGGGGACGTTCTTGAAGTCATTCCTGAAGAAAAATTCAAAGAAGATCCTGAAAGTGATTTGTACGTAGGATATACGGACAATTACTTGAAAGTGGTTTTCCCTGCTGATGAAGAAATGGTCGGTAAAATTGTCCGAGTGAAATTATTGAAAGCTGGCTATCCTTACAACGAAGGGCAATTTGTCCGTGTGCTGGAAGAGGAACTAGAACAAGAATTAGTCCATTAA
- the floA gene encoding flotillin-like protein FloA (flotillin-like protein involved in membrane lipid rafts), with amino-acid sequence MISGSLIGIVVIAVVAIIVLSVFFTFVPVALWISAISAGVRVSIFTLVGMRLRRVIPSRVVNPLIKAHKAGVDVSINQLESHYLAGGNVDRVVNALIAAQRANIELTFERAAAIDLAGRDVLQAVQMSVNPKVIETPFIAGVAMNGIEVKAKARITVRANIDRLVGGAGEETIVARVGEGIVSTIGSSVDHAKVLENPDLISQTVLTKGLDSGTAFEILSIDIADVDIGKNIGAELQTEQAQADKNIAQAKAEERRAMAVASEQEMSAKVVEMRSKVVEAEAEVPLAMAEALRTGNIGVMDYMNYKNLQADTGMRDSIGKISGSGDQDQKPKN; translated from the coding sequence ATGATCAGTGGTAGTCTTATCGGGATCGTAGTAATCGCCGTCGTTGCGATTATCGTGTTGTCTGTGTTCTTTACATTTGTACCCGTTGCATTGTGGATTTCCGCAATATCAGCAGGAGTCAGAGTCAGCATCTTTACACTTGTGGGAATGCGTCTTAGAAGAGTAATTCCAAGTCGTGTTGTAAATCCGCTCATTAAAGCACACAAAGCAGGAGTGGACGTTTCAATTAATCAGCTGGAGAGTCATTACCTTGCTGGAGGTAACGTTGACCGTGTTGTCAACGCACTAATTGCAGCTCAGCGTGCAAATATCGAACTGACATTTGAACGTGCTGCAGCAATTGACCTTGCAGGCCGTGACGTGTTACAAGCTGTACAAATGTCTGTAAATCCCAAAGTTATTGAAACACCATTCATCGCAGGTGTTGCGATGAACGGTATTGAAGTAAAAGCGAAAGCGCGTATTACTGTACGTGCAAACATCGACCGTCTTGTCGGTGGTGCTGGTGAAGAGACAATTGTTGCGCGTGTTGGTGAAGGTATCGTATCTACAATCGGTTCTTCAGTAGACCACGCAAAAGTATTAGAGAATCCAGATTTGATATCTCAAACAGTCCTTACTAAAGGGTTGGATTCTGGAACTGCATTTGAGATCCTCTCCATTGACATCGCCGACGTTGATATCGGTAAGAACATTGGTGCAGAACTTCAAACAGAGCAAGCGCAGGCTGATAAAAATATTGCACAGGCAAAAGCTGAAGAGCGCCGTGCTATGGCCGTTGCGAGCGAACAAGAAATGAGTGCCAAAGTAGTAGAGATGCGCTCTAAAGTTGTGGAAGCGGAAGCAGAAGTACCACTGGCTATGGCTGAAGCTCTACGTACAGGCAACATTGGTGTAATGGATTATATGAATTATAAGAATCTCCAAGCGGATACTGGTATGAGAGATTCCATCGGGAAAATTAGCGGTTCTGGGGATCAGGACCAAAAACCTAAGAACTAA
- a CDS encoding cytidine deaminase, which yields MDKQQLMKHANHAMQNAYVPYSKFPVGAALLTEEGVVFEGCNIENSAYSMTNCAERTAFFKAISDGNRTFKALAVTGDTDGPISPCGACRQVISEFCSVDMPVYLTNLKGDVQETTVGELIPGAFRKEDLEYGAK from the coding sequence TTGGATAAACAACAATTAATGAAACATGCAAACCATGCGATGCAAAATGCATATGTACCTTATTCTAAATTCCCTGTAGGAGCTGCTTTACTGACAGAAGAAGGAGTTGTCTTTGAAGGATGCAACATCGAGAATTCTGCGTACAGCATGACAAATTGTGCTGAGCGCACCGCGTTTTTTAAAGCTATCTCAGATGGCAATCGTACTTTCAAAGCGCTGGCTGTGACAGGGGATACAGACGGCCCGATTTCACCATGCGGTGCATGCCGCCAAGTGATTTCTGAGTTTTGCTCAGTAGATATGCCGGTCTATTTAACAAATCTTAAAGGGGACGTACAGGAAACAACTGTTGGAGAATTGATACCTGGTGCGTTTCGCAAGGAGGACCTCGAATATGGCGCAAAGTGA